Part of the Paenibacillus sp. JNUCC32 genome is shown below.
GATTTGCAAAACCGTCCTCTTTCCCTTCGTTCATGAATGAATCAATCACCCGGATCACGTTCCACGTGTCGTCCAGGACGACGATCCGTTTGTTGCCGCTGTCCAGCACGTAGACGTTTCCGGCTTCCGACACATGCATATCGCTCGGATCCAAAAAATCCCCAATGCCCAGCTCCTTCCCCGTAACGGCGCGTTCCGGCAAATAAGCCGCAGGCACGGCAACCGTTTCCTCCCAATAATTGTAGATATAGCTCTCGTACGGAGCACTGGCGGAGACGCTCCCCGGCATCAGGCCGGTAAGCAGCAGGGAGGCCGCCGCGAGAGTTAGCAACCATTTTTTCGCTGACATCTGATCCCCTCCCTAATCCTTCATCCCGGAGGTCGCCATCGTCTCGATGATCCGGCTCTGCGAGAACAGAAAGAGCACAATCGGCACACTCATCAGGATGACTGCCACGGCCGCGCCCGCGCCGGCCCGGGAAATACCGCCCAGAATGATCTGATTGGATGCATAATGCAGGGTCTTAAGCTGTTCGCTGTAAATAAAGCCGTTGCCGTCGGTTCCCCACAGGATCTGGAACAGCAATATGATCAGCGTGAGCCACGCCGGCTTCACGTTCGGCATCACGATGGACCAGAAGATCCGGTATTCGCTCGCTCCGTCGATTTTGGCCGCTTCCAATAGGGCATCCGGTATCTGTTCCATGAACTGCTTCATCAGATATAACCCTAGCGAATAGCCGAAAGCCGGTATAATGACGGCCCAGTAGGTGTCGATGAGCCCCAGCCACGACAGGATCATATAATTCGGCGTCGCCGTAACGACCGGCGTGAACATCAGCGAGAGCACGACGACCTGGAAGAGGAATACCTTGCCCGGAAACTTGTGTTTGGCCAGCGGATAAGCCGCCGCGGATGCAAAGATCACATGACCGACAATGCCGACCCCGGTTATGAAGACCGTATTGAAGATATACCGCGAGAACGGTACCCAGGACTGGCCGAGCAGATTGATCAAATCGGAAAAGTTATTCCATGTCGGATTGCGGACAAACAGCGTCGGCGGGAACAGGAAAATTTCGTCCAGCGGTTTGAACGCGTTGTTG
Proteins encoded:
- a CDS encoding carbohydrate ABC transporter permease: MRVTYELPKKRDGRLLNVRLKARSKRVNRSFMGTFSLFALLAVFGAFMALPLVYAINNAFKPLDEIFLFPPTLFVRNPTWNNFSDLINLLGQSWVPFSRYIFNTVFITGVGIVGHVIFASAAAYPLAKHKFPGKVFLFQVVVLSLMFTPVVTATPNYMILSWLGLIDTYWAVIIPAFGYSLGLYLMKQFMEQIPDALLEAAKIDGASEYRIFWSIVMPNVKPAWLTLIILLFQILWGTDGNGFIYSEQLKTLHYASNQIILGGISRAGAGAAVAVILMSVPIVLFLFSQSRIIETMATSGMKD